One window from the genome of Salvia splendens isolate huo1 chromosome 9, SspV2, whole genome shotgun sequence encodes:
- the LOC121749759 gene encoding bHLH transcription factor RHL1-like produces the protein MREPSREPESPGLNSINSVMNQHQFLHEMLQPSNFDPTSSHEDFLEQMLSSVPPTPSSFPWADDHPPPGNSEDHSAALRMRHQQISGGAAKTLMLQQQLLLSRGFSAPMHDHNDVVDSSSPNSANPANDASIKDLFNVFTGLPGQNSNQSQQFHHLQGGGLQQSQSLGGAAAATSGDEAAGRSKQKVRARRGQATDPHSIAERLRRERIAERMKSLQELVPNANKTDKASMLDEIIDYVKFLQLQVKVLSMSRLGGAAAVAPLAPDKSPEGRPATASNNNNKEGMAATEQQVAKLLEEDMGSAMQYLQGKGLCLMPISLATAISTATSHSRNLPHNGEAGGGWPSSPSTSVMTVQSSATTIGRKMSLQEANAAPKLE, from the exons ATGAGGGAACCCAGCAGAGAACCAGAATCCCCTGGGTTGAACAGCATCAACTCAGTGATGAATCAGCACCAATTCCTCCACGAAATGCTGCAGCCCTCCAATTTCGATCCGACGTCGTCACACGAGGACTTTCTCGAACAGATGCTCTCCTCCGTGCCTCCCACCCCTTCCTCCTTTCCTTGGGCCGACGACCACCCGCCGCCGGGGAATTCCGAGGATCATTCGGCGGCGCTGCGGATGAGGCACCAGCAGATCAGCGGCGGCGCCGCCAAGACATTGATGCTTCAGCAGCAGTTGCTGCTCTCCAGAGGCTTCTCCGCGCCGATGCATGACCACAACGACGTCGTTGACTCCTCGTCTCCCAATTCCGCTAATCCG GCAAATGATGCATCAATTAAAGACCTATTCAACGTCTTCACTGGATTGCCTGGTCAGAATTCAAATCAATCTCAGCAATTTCACCACCTTCAG GGAGGAGGTTTGCAACAGTCTCAGAGTCTCGGAGGGGCCGCGGCAGCGACGAGTGGAGACGAGGCGGCGGGGCGGTCGAAGCAGAAGGTCAGAGCAAGGAGAGGACAGGCTACCGATCCTCACAGCATCGCTGAAAGA TtaagaagagagagaattgcGGAGAGGATGAAGTCTTTGCAGGAGCTTGTACCCAATGCTAATAAG ACAGACAAGGCCTCAATGCTGGATGAGATAATTGATTATGTCAAATTCCTCCAGCTCCAAGTCAAA GTTCTTAGCATGAGCAGATTAGGGGGTGCTGCAGCTGTGGCTCCTTTAGCTCCAGACAAGTCACCAGAG GGGAGACCGGCGACGGCATCAAACAACAACAATAAGGAGGGGATGGCAGCGACGGAACAGCAGGTGGCGAAGCTGCTGGAGGAGGACATGGGTTCTGCCATGCAATACCTTCAAGGCAAGGGGCTGTGCTTAATGCCGATTTCGCTTGCAACCGCCATTTCCACTGCCACGTCACACTCCCGTAACCTCCCGCACAACGGAGAGGCTGGTGGAGGCTGGCCTTCATCGCCTAGCACTTCGGTTATGACCGTCCAATCATCAGCTACTACCATTGGTAGAAAGATGTCCCTTCAGGAAGCCAATGCTGCTCCTAAGTTGGAGTGA